In Arvicola amphibius chromosome 1, mArvAmp1.2, whole genome shotgun sequence, one DNA window encodes the following:
- the LOC119816803 gene encoding olfactory receptor 5B3-like — protein MENRTEVTHFLLLGLTDDPSLQLPLFINFLLIYIITLVGNLGMILLIFMDSRLHTPMYFFLGHLSLADIFYSSAVTPKVMAGFLVGDKVISYNECAAQMFFFVAFGSVENYLLASMAYDRYAAVCKPLHYATTMTTSVCTSLIMGSYIIGFVNASIHIGDTFQLYFCGSNVVHHFFCDIPAVMVLSCSDRQVSELVLVSIVSFHMFFAFIVIWISYTFIFVTILKMHSAAGHHKAMSTCASHFTAVSIFYGTAIFMYVQPSSTHSMDTDKIASVFYTMVIPMLNPLVYSLRNKEVKSAFKKIVLEAKSL, from the coding sequence ATGGAGAACAGGACTGAggtgactcacttcctcctgcTGGGACTCACTGATGATCCAAGCTTACAGCTTCCCCTCTTCATCAACTTCCTCCTCATCTACATCATCACCCTGGTGGGGAACCTTGGGATGATCCTGTTGATTTTCATGGACTCTCGGctccacactcccatgtactttttTCTAGGTCACCTCTCTCTGGCAGATATTTTTTACTCGTCAGCTGTCACTCCAAAAGTCATGGCTGGTTTTCTTGTAGGAGACAAGGTCATTTCCTACAATGAGTGTGCTGCGCAAATGTTCTTTTTTGTAGCCTTTGGTAGTGTGGAAAATTACCTGCTGGCCTcaatggcctatgatcgctatgCAGCAGTATGTAAGCCCCTACACTATGCCACTACCATGACTACAAGTGTGTGCACAAGTCTGATTATGGGTTCTTATATCATTGGTTTTGTGAATGCCTCCATCCATATTGGAGATACATTTCAGCTCTATTTCTGTGGATCTAATGTGGTCCATCACTTTTTCTGTGATATACCAGCAGTCATGGTTCTCTCATGCTCTGACAGACAGGTCAGTGAACTGGTTCTTGTCTCTATAGTGAGCTTCCACATGTTTTTTGCCTTCATAGTTATTTGGATATCCTACACATTCATTTTTGTCACCATCCTGAAGATGCATTCTGCTGCAGGACATCACAAGGCTATGTCCACCTGTGCCTCCCACTTCACTGCAGTCTCCATTTTCTATGGAACtgctatttttatgtatgtgcagCCCAGTTCCACTCACTCTATGGACACTGACAAAATTGCCTCTGTGTTCTACACCATGGTCATCCCCATGCTGAATCCTCTGGTCTACAGCTTGAGGAACAAAGAGGTGAAGAGTGCATTCAAAAAAATAGTTTTGGAGGCAAAGTCTTTGTAA